Below is a genomic region from Sorghum bicolor cultivar BTx623 chromosome 9, Sorghum_bicolor_NCBIv3, whole genome shotgun sequence.
ACTATCCAATGATTataagtttataagcataaataatataatataaaataaatgaatGGTCAAAATGCAATCCAGGAGACTGTGTCATTCTAACGTGCGCCAGATAAAATGGACCGGAGGGAGTATTTCACGGAAGTTTTTCACAATTCACAGCTCACAACTGCTCTTTCGTAACCAAATAGACCCACGAGAGTATtttatttaaatattttttaaaaaaaattaaataactTTCTGAATAATAATTTACAGAGTGAGTTTGAGAAAGATATTTAAAGATGCTCTAACGGCATATAGAATGCAACGGTGCTTATGGAATCTTTATATAGAGAGaagcaaatttttttttgacgaaTCTGGAGGGGTTTACACCCCTACAGGAATTTTATTGAAAACATAGAGCATCCCAAAGAGTCACTCTCTAAATCGTTATTTTCTTAGAAACTCTAAATCATTATTTTGAAAGTTATTTGAATGAAAATTACTTTCTATATAGATGATGACTATATTTGGACATTCAATTAAAGAAGTTGTTAAAGGATGTTCTCCTATCGACTAGAAAGAATATATATAAAGAGACTTTTGGAATTGCTTTTACAATGGAAGAACTGATTTGTTGGGGGCTGAGATCTAGTGCAGATGCTATACTGTAACTTAAAGCACTCGTTCGTTTTTCAGCCATCCAAAGACCATGTATGTAATCCAACGGTCCAAACTAACCAAGCAATACTTCATTCCTCCTCTGCAGGTGTGTACTATCTCGTGCGGTAGCTGATACCATAAGCGTGTTTGGTTTACATATCCAGTCACCTAAACTAGCTCGTGAAGTTTAGTCACCCTCTGTTTAGGTTGGTGGACTAAAAGAGACTAAAATAAGCCTTTTAGTCCCTTTTGGTCAAAGTGTTTGGATCTAAAATGACTAAAAAGTGAGACAGTCTCACTAAAAGGTGGGCTTTCCCATTTAGTAAGGATGACTAGTTGGCTAATACACTTTTAGTCCATTTAGTTATCTGCCAAAAAATCCATTTAAGACCTgccaaataattttagctagctaaaatttaacaAGAGGAACCAAACAGGTAGTGTTTAGATAAAAGTGACTAAATGAGACTATATTTAGGAGGTGAGGAGTGAACCAAACATTAGTAAAGATAAATGGATTTTTTAATTTGTGGCGTGAGAAAGAAAACTCAATAGCATTGCGCGCAATGAGATCACAACCATGGTGCGTTATCTTCGCCTACTTTCTCCGTTCGTTAGAGCTTTAATTCTTAGAGTTATTTTAagtcaattttttaaaattttaaccaaatttctagaaaaaaacgtTTAGATTTATAGTACCACAAATTAGTaccattaaatttattataaaataaaatactcattttatgttatagatATTAATGTTCTTTTCTATAAGTTGATCaaactaaaaaaaattgatTGACATGAATTCAAGGAATTGAAGTTTCGAGGGAGTATTCTGCTACAGTCTAGACTGCAACAACAAGTCAACGGTCCATATGTTGCACGCTGAACTAGCTGGTTTTTGGCGTGCTCGATCGATGCTCGAAGTTCGGCCACTTCTCATGGGACTCAGATCCAGCCTTTTAATTAGCTCGGACTCGGAACGTGCCGCACCGGCGGATCCAACACCACGTTTTCTGACTTTGACTGATCGATGCATGGTTTTGGTGGCGGTGGATCGATCGAGCTAGCGATACGTCGTACTGACTTGACTTGACCTGGTACAAGAAACAACTCCGTTACGAACGAACGAAACAAAATCGTACGCCAACAGGGTCAAATCTGCTCGCATTCCTTTATTATTTTCCCTCCCACACACACATGACTCACGGCTGGTTAAATAAAACACAAGAGTTCCAATTCCGATCAATCAAAAAAACACACAAGACGACCTCTGGCCTCTCAGGTCTAGTCTAGTCCTGTGTGGCgacggaaaaaaaaaaagaggtgtTCCTCTCGGACCGTGTGGACCCTGCCCGGTGCCCGGCCCGTTTATAATAGAGCCGCAGCCCCCATGCCCATGGACGCGAAGCAAAGCAACAACGCGCGCAGAGACGACCGAACGCGCCGCTGCTTATTCCGATcgatccgccgccggcgcccggCCGGCCCCGCCGGAGGAAACTCGTTTACTAGCTTCCAGCATCGCCACGACGACGAGTCCGTACGTCATCGGCTTGATCGATCGATCGCCatctgaagaagaagaagaggtggGGAGCTAGCTAGGATCGGAGCAAAGAAAAGACTAGCTAGCTTGGCATGGAGCTCATCATCAGCTTCGGGCCACAGGAGCAGGTCGTATGGCCGGCTTCGGTTCTCGCCGGGATCGCCATGTGCGCAGCTGTAAGTCATCGGCCATTGCCATCTAGCACAGTACATCGATCTGCTAATTTAGAGTCAGACGGAAAGTACCGTTCGCTGGTTTAttgtagagaaaaatactgtcgACTCACAGAAAAAGTACAGCTTATAATGGGAGGGTACGGTGGCGCCTGGCCGTTCAAAGGTTTTCGCGAGCGTGCGATCTTCGATTCATGAATCATGATGTATCTCTGTTTGCTGAAAAAAGCTAGCACAAAACTGACAGGAGTTTGCTTTAGTGTGTTTCTACCCGTTCCACTGAATTAAGAATTAACATGTGCTAGCTCCTGTTATATTCTCGCAGGTATACGACTTGACTCGCCAAGTTAGCTCTCGGTGCTTCAAGGGGTATGATGGGCTAAACGAGATGCATAAAGTTGAGTGGAACAATAGGTCAGAGATTCTTATTTACAAGACCTATACCTTTTTCACACGTACACTATTATTTCTACTGAgaaatatacatacatatatattctCGTCAAACATCCATTGCATATATACTTATCTCTAGATATATCCATTGTGCATGCTAATTACTAATaattatgcatgcatgcatctattTCCATGTTTTCAGGGGATTCTCTACGTTCCACGCGTTGGCTGCTGCGGCGGTCTCCTTCTATCTGCTGCTGCTATCTGACCTTTTCAGCGAGGACGGCGGTCTCATAGTAGACAGAAAATCATGGCTATCTGATGGCATGTTCGGGGTAAGTTTACAGGATGGAGAAAATTAAACTGCAAGACCAAGGGATGTCCCAAAATATTTGTTCAGAAGAAATGCATTATTAGATGTCCAATTCAACCCATTGTATGTTTTCTCCTTCCTATAGGTCTCTCTTGGCTACTTCTTGACAGACTTGGCGATGATCCTGTGGTATTTCCCTCGCCTAGGCGGAAAGGAATATGTAAGCAATTTTATATTGTCACCATACATACATGCATATAcagtaattaatttttttttgaccaGCATATACAGTAATTAATTAGAGATGAGTTTTTTTCTCCTCTGTGTTTTAAACCATACCTGACAAGAATTAATTTGTTCTGGTGGCTCACGCTGAATGTTCAGCTCTTGCACCATGGAGTTTCCATGTATGCAATCTCTCTTGCCCTGTTGAGCGGCAAAGGCCACTTCTACATCCTCATGGTCCTATTCACTGAAGCAACCACTCCCTTCGTGAACCTTAGATGGTAATATTCAGTTCAGACACTGTAAATCTCCAGCTACTGATGACGCTAGCTCAGAGCGTCATGGATTAGTTCCTACCGGATGTGCcatgtttttttttcccttGCAGGTATCTGGATCTTGCAGGCCGGAAGGGTTCTAAGCTTTACTTGTACAATGGACTAGCGCTGTTCGTCGGATGGCTGGTATGACCTGCTAGTTCTGGCTGCTCCACTTCTGAACTTCTGATACCAGAATTTCTTAATATATAGCAGCAAGCATTCGAGTCCATATGTGTGATTGTTCATCGACCTCATGCGTGGCAATGCAGGTTGCTCGGGTCATATTGTTCGTGTACTTCTTCGCTCACATGTACCTGCATTTTGATCAGGTAATTCGTGAATCTAAAATTGTTTATCCGGTTGTAGATTCAAAATGAAGCAGGCTTATTAACTTAGTCATTGTTGCTGTCATGGTGTTTTACATTTCCAGGTGAGGACAGTGTTCCCGCTGGGGTTCTACAGCATGCTGACGGTGCCGCCGTTGCTCTCCCTGATGAACCTCGTCTGGTTCTGGAAGATCTGCAAGGGGATGGTGAAAACTCTCTGCAAAACGAAGCAGAGTGTCAGTGCAAAAACGGATTAGGCTGTAGCAACTAGCAACGGAGATTTTATTGGTGACCTTTTTTAGAGTAAAAGCTAAATTGCTTTACCGTTTTTTCGGAGCCTCCTTCAATTCAGGAGAAAGCGATTGTTTCAGTGATGTTCAGTAAGAAACAGAAGCAGGAGTGACAGACCTGCTCGTGCATTTTCCTGTGGGCCGTGGACCGTAGCGTCCGTGATCTTTTAAATTAGATatgctcatgtggagtctaacaaaattagttttactattttataatttttgtaTATTACTATGGTTTTTCAAaaatttagccaaaataaataaaaaataaaagataaaacctTACTATCTATAACAAAATgtatactaaagcatactatattatatat
It encodes:
- the LOC8064151 gene encoding transmembrane protein 56-B, yielding MELIISFGPQEQVVWPASVLAGIAMCAAVYDLTRQVSSRCFKGYDGLNEMHKVEWNNRGFSTFHALAAAAVSFYLLLLSDLFSEDGGLIVDRKSWLSDGMFGVSLGYFLTDLAMILWYFPRLGGKEYLLHHGVSMYAISLALLSGKGHFYILMVLFTEATTPFVNLRWYLDLAGRKGSKLYLYNGLALFVGWLVARVILFVYFFAHMYLHFDQVRTVFPLGFYSMLTVPPLLSLMNLVWFWKICKGMVKTLCKTKQSVSAKTD